In a genomic window of Virgibacillus sp. SK37:
- the glmU gene encoding bifunctional UDP-N-acetylglucosamine diphosphorylase/glucosamine-1-phosphate N-acetyltransferase GlmU, translating to MTNRYAVILAAGQGTRMKSKLYKVLHPVMGRPMVQHVIDQIKTVELDKLVTIVGFGAEKVAEYIGKDSELVIQEEQLGTGHAVLQAEDLLKDKEGTTIVVCGDTPLITSETYQALFNHHEQTGAKATILTADASDPTGYGRVLRNDSNEVERIVEHKDATEKELSVTEINTGTYCFDNKALFQALQHVSNDNSQGEYYLPDVIEILRSQSEKVAAFLTPVFEETLGVNDRVALAQAEKVMKKRMNEKHMRNGVSIIDPDHTYIQPEVVIEQDAIIHPGCVIKGKTVIKTGAEIGPHSEINNCDIGENTVIKQSVAADSKIGARVNIGPFAHIRPESVIGNEAKIGNFVEIKKTKLDDQSKVSHLSYIGDAEVGSNVNIGCGTITVNYDGKNKYLTTIEDDAFIGCNSNLIAPVTIGKGSYVAAGSTITKDVPEDSLSVARARQTNKEGYASKIKNRQKD from the coding sequence ATGACTAACCGTTATGCTGTGATTCTCGCAGCCGGACAAGGAACTAGAATGAAATCCAAGCTTTATAAAGTGTTACATCCTGTAATGGGACGTCCCATGGTACAGCATGTTATTGATCAAATAAAGACAGTAGAATTAGATAAATTGGTTACAATTGTTGGATTTGGTGCAGAGAAAGTAGCTGAATATATCGGTAAGGACAGTGAACTCGTTATCCAGGAAGAACAATTGGGAACGGGTCATGCTGTGTTGCAGGCAGAAGATCTTCTGAAAGATAAAGAAGGAACTACGATCGTTGTTTGTGGTGACACACCATTAATTACGAGTGAAACTTACCAGGCGCTATTTAATCACCATGAACAGACTGGTGCGAAGGCAACAATTTTAACTGCTGATGCTTCAGACCCAACCGGGTATGGAAGAGTGTTACGTAATGATAGTAATGAAGTGGAACGCATCGTAGAGCATAAAGATGCAACAGAAAAAGAGTTAAGCGTAACTGAAATTAACACAGGTACATACTGTTTTGACAATAAAGCATTATTTCAAGCCTTACAACACGTATCAAATGATAACTCACAGGGGGAATATTATTTACCCGATGTTATCGAGATTCTCCGCAGTCAATCTGAAAAGGTTGCTGCATTTCTAACCCCGGTGTTTGAAGAAACCTTGGGTGTGAACGATCGTGTGGCGCTTGCGCAAGCTGAGAAGGTTATGAAAAAACGTATGAATGAAAAACATATGCGTAACGGAGTTTCCATCATTGATCCGGACCATACTTATATCCAACCTGAGGTTGTTATTGAGCAGGATGCTATTATTCACCCCGGTTGTGTTATTAAGGGAAAGACTGTGATTAAAACAGGTGCAGAAATAGGCCCGCATAGTGAAATAAATAACTGTGATATTGGAGAAAATACAGTTATAAAACAAAGCGTTGCCGCAGATAGCAAAATTGGTGCACGCGTAAATATAGGCCCGTTTGCTCACATTAGACCAGAGTCTGTTATTGGCAATGAAGCGAAAATTGGTAACTTTGTAGAAATCAAGAAAACAAAGTTGGATGACCAAAGTAAAGTATCCCATTTAAGTTACATTGGAGACGCAGAGGTAGGAAGCAATGTGAACATTGGCTGTGGTACAATTACAGTAAACTATGATGGAAAAAATAAATATTTGACCACCATTGAAGATGATGCATTTATTGGTTGTAATTCCAATTTAATAGCACCAGTAACTATTGGCAAAGGATCTTATGTTGCGGCAGGGTCCACCATTACAAAAGATGTACCCGAAGATTCCTTATCTGTAGCAAGAGCCAGACAGACGAATAAAGAAGGATATGCTTCAAAAATAAAGAACCGACAAAAAGATTAA
- a CDS encoding anti-sigma-F factor Fin family protein yields MAVVYKCRHCGHKIGELHQQVVDTSMLGFDQLTVKEKEEMIHYQANGDILIQAICEDCEETLGRHPSYHELDFFIQ; encoded by the coding sequence ATGGCGGTTGTCTATAAGTGCAGGCACTGTGGTCATAAAATTGGTGAATTACATCAGCAAGTTGTTGATACATCCATGTTGGGATTTGATCAATTAACAGTGAAGGAAAAAGAAGAAATGATACATTATCAGGCTAATGGTGATATATTGATCCAAGCAATTTGCGAAGATTGTGAGGAGACATTGGGACGTCACCCGAGTTATCATGAATTGGATTTTTTTATTCAATAA
- a CDS encoding ribose-phosphate diphosphokinase, which yields MASTYKDASLKVFSLNSNVKLAEQIADHIGTRLGKCSVKRFSDGEVQINIEESIRGCDVYVVQSTCSPVNEHIMELLIMIDALKRASARSINIVMPYYGYARQDRKARSREPITAKLVADLLETAGASRVITLDLHAPQIQGFFNVPIDHLQGVPILSDYFEAKNLDDIIVVSPDHGGVTRARKMADRLKAPIGIIDKRRPRPNVAEIMNIIGNIEGKTAILIDDIIDTAGTITLAANALVENGAKEVYACCTHPVLSGPAIERIDQSEIKELVITNSIPQTENKQSDKITELSVAPLIGEAIIRVHELQSVSILFD from the coding sequence ATGGCATCAACATATAAAGACGCATCATTAAAGGTGTTCTCTTTAAATTCAAACGTTAAATTAGCAGAGCAGATTGCAGATCATATTGGAACTCGCTTAGGTAAATGTTCCGTTAAACGGTTCAGTGATGGGGAAGTACAAATTAATATTGAAGAAAGCATTCGTGGTTGTGATGTGTATGTTGTCCAATCAACATGTTCCCCGGTCAATGAGCATATTATGGAGCTACTCATCATGATTGATGCCCTGAAGCGTGCATCCGCAAGATCCATAAATATTGTTATGCCTTATTATGGATATGCACGTCAGGATAGAAAGGCCCGTTCAAGGGAGCCTATTACTGCTAAGCTTGTGGCAGATTTGTTAGAAACAGCTGGAGCAAGCCGTGTTATCACGTTGGACTTGCATGCACCGCAAATTCAAGGGTTCTTTAATGTGCCGATTGACCATTTACAAGGTGTGCCAATTTTGTCGGATTATTTTGAAGCCAAAAATCTGGATGATATTATCGTTGTCTCCCCAGATCATGGAGGAGTTACACGTGCAAGGAAAATGGCAGATCGTCTAAAAGCTCCAATTGGGATTATTGATAAACGCCGACCACGTCCAAATGTAGCTGAAATAATGAATATTATTGGAAATATTGAAGGTAAAACAGCAATTCTTATTGATGATATTATTGATACGGCTGGAACAATTACACTTGCTGCGAACGCTTTAGTGGAGAATGGAGCCAAAGAAGTGTATGCTTGTTGTACACACCCTGTTTTATCTGGTCCTGCTATAGAGAGAATTGACCAATCTGAGATCAAGGAGCTTGTAATTACAAACTCTATTCCTCAAACAGAAAATAAGCAGAGTGATAAAATTACGGAGCTTTCTGTTGCACCATTGATTGGTGAGGCGATTATCCGTGTACATGAACTTCAATCAGTAAGCATTCTTTTTGACTAG
- the spoVG gene encoding septation regulator SpoVG, whose product MEVTDVRLRRVNTEGRMRAIASITLDQEFVVHDIRVIDGNNGLFVAMPSKRTPDGEFRDIAHPINSGTRSKIQDAVLEEYRRAGEEEAEAEAQYEEAGAS is encoded by the coding sequence ATGGAAGTAACTGACGTAAGATTACGCCGCGTTAATACAGAGGGAAGAATGCGAGCAATTGCATCGATTACATTGGATCAGGAATTTGTGGTACATGACATTCGTGTAATTGATGGAAATAATGGCTTATTTGTAGCCATGCCATCTAAACGTACCCCAGATGGAGAATTTAGGGATATTGCCCACCCTATTAATTCGGGTACTCGTTCCAAGATTCAGGATGCTGTATTAGAAGAATACCGCCGTGCAGGAGAAGAAGAAGCCGAAGCTGAGGCACAATATGAAGAAGCTGGTGCTTCCTAA
- the pth gene encoding aminoacyl-tRNA hydrolase, translating into MKCIVGLGNPGRKYKETRHNIGFMVIDELVKRNNWELDKSKFNGKYAMERVDGEKIILLQPQTFMNLSGESLRPLMDFYQIDVEDILVIYDDLDLPTGKIRLRQKGGHGGHNGIRSLIDHLGTKEFKRIRIGVGRPVKPIPVVDYVLGKFPKEEQDDVAASITKSADACEAWLKRPFLEVMNEYNN; encoded by the coding sequence ATGAAATGTATTGTAGGTCTGGGTAATCCAGGAAGAAAGTATAAGGAAACACGTCATAACATCGGGTTCATGGTAATTGATGAATTAGTAAAACGCAATAATTGGGAACTTGATAAATCAAAGTTTAATGGGAAATACGCGATGGAAAGAGTGGACGGAGAGAAAATCATCTTGCTCCAGCCACAAACGTTTATGAATCTTTCAGGAGAGTCACTTCGGCCATTAATGGATTTTTACCAGATTGATGTGGAAGATATATTGGTTATTTATGACGACTTGGACTTACCAACAGGGAAAATCCGTTTAAGACAAAAGGGCGGACATGGTGGCCACAATGGGATTAGATCGCTTATTGATCATTTAGGTACGAAAGAGTTTAAGCGGATCCGAATCGGAGTGGGAAGGCCTGTTAAGCCAATACCCGTAGTAGACTATGTCTTGGGTAAGTTTCCAAAAGAGGAACAGGACGATGTTGCAGCTAGTATCACAAAATCAGCAGACGCATGCGAAGCTTGGCTGAAAAGACCGTTTTTGGAAGTAATGAATGAATACAATAATTGA
- the purR gene encoding pur operon repressor codes for MKRSNRLVALTNFFVENPRKHTQFPYFVDLLNTTKASISEDMDIIDSVFQSEGLGFLKRTTGAAGGVMFIPESSKEKRIQFIDTLCKKLEDPIRILPGGYLYMSDLLGDPKMVREIGRIFASAFSHLNIDVVVTVATKGIPLAYAVASFLDVPVVIVRRDPKVTEGSSVSINYVSGSSRKIQTMVLPKRSLWEGANVCIIDDFMKAGGTINGIVNLLDEFNANVTSIGVLAEADDEEEERVVEDYTSLVKISNVNIKEKNIEVHAGNLIK; via the coding sequence ATGAAAAGAAGTAATCGGTTGGTTGCATTGACGAACTTTTTCGTTGAAAATCCAAGAAAACATACACAGTTTCCTTATTTTGTGGATCTTTTAAATACAACAAAAGCTTCAATCAGTGAGGACATGGATATCATTGACAGTGTGTTCCAAAGTGAAGGACTCGGGTTTCTTAAGAGAACAACAGGGGCTGCAGGTGGAGTAATGTTTATCCCTGAATCTTCTAAGGAAAAGAGAATACAGTTTATTGATACATTATGCAAAAAACTCGAGGATCCAATACGCATCCTGCCAGGTGGGTATCTGTATATGAGTGATCTACTGGGTGACCCTAAAATGGTGAGAGAAATAGGCAGGATTTTTGCATCTGCTTTTTCACACTTAAATATCGATGTAGTTGTTACTGTAGCTACAAAGGGAATCCCTCTTGCATACGCTGTTGCTTCCTTCCTAGATGTGCCTGTAGTCATTGTGAGACGCGATCCTAAGGTCACAGAGGGTTCATCTGTAAGTATTAACTATGTATCTGGATCATCAAGAAAGATTCAAACAATGGTCTTGCCAAAACGAAGCCTTTGGGAAGGTGCTAATGTGTGTATCATTGATGATTTTATGAAGGCCGGAGGAACAATTAATGGGATTGTTAATCTTTTAGATGAATTTAATGCGAATGTAACCTCAATTGGTGTATTGGCTGAGGCTGATGATGAGGAAGAAGAGCGTGTAGTTGAAGATTATACATCTCTTGTTAAGATATCCAATGTAAATATTAAGGAGAAAAATATAGAAGTCCATGCAGGGAATCTAATTAAATAG
- a CDS encoding 50S ribosomal protein L25/general stress protein Ctc, which translates to MAVKLKATKREDLTKSTTKQIRNEGRVPAVIYGKAKDAKSISVDSVELVKTVRDEGRNAIISLDIENEKPVDVMLHEYQIDPLRDELVHADFYIVNMSQEMDVEVPLRLEGEAQGSKDGGVLQQPLYELQVRAKPGDIPEEIVVDISRLAVGDTIAIADLPKASNYEFLEDEDTTIATVLPPDTLDDVEEAPDENNEPELVDADAEDKE; encoded by the coding sequence ATGGCAGTTAAATTAAAGGCTACAAAACGAGAAGATCTTACAAAATCAACAACTAAGCAAATTAGAAATGAAGGAAGAGTACCTGCAGTAATTTATGGCAAAGCAAAGGATGCCAAATCCATCTCTGTTGATAGTGTAGAACTTGTTAAAACAGTGAGAGATGAAGGTAGAAATGCGATCATTTCATTGGATATTGAAAATGAAAAGCCGGTAGATGTGATGTTACATGAGTATCAGATTGATCCACTGAGAGATGAACTAGTACATGCAGACTTCTATATTGTAAATATGTCTCAAGAAATGGATGTGGAAGTACCTCTTCGCTTGGAAGGAGAAGCACAAGGTTCCAAGGATGGAGGAGTATTGCAGCAACCATTATATGAATTACAGGTTCGTGCTAAGCCAGGTGATATTCCGGAAGAAATTGTAGTGGATATTTCCCGATTAGCTGTTGGTGATACAATTGCTATTGCTGACTTGCCGAAAGCATCCAACTATGAGTTTCTTGAAGATGAAGATACAACAATCGCAACGGTTCTGCCACCAGATACATTGGATGATGTGGAAGAGGCTCCAGATGAGAATAATGAGCCTGAATTGGTAGATGCTGATGCAGAAGATAAAGAATAA
- the ispE gene encoding 4-(cytidine 5'-diphospho)-2-C-methyl-D-erythritol kinase, which produces MALFENAPAKINLSLDVLSKREDGYHNVEMIMTTIDLSDRVMLSEIAEDRIEVALESRYVPSDERNLAYKAAKVFKDTFSIRKGVRINIEKSIPVSAGLGGGSTDAAAVLRGLNRLWSLDIPTKKLQEMGDLIGTDVPFCIEGKTAIATGRGEKIERLPSPPPGWVVLAKPDIGVSSRTIFQRIEMQEIIHPNTREILRALNNGDFQRMCGHIGNSLESITMNLHPEVLRIKKAMVQAGASGVLMSGSGPTVYGLVEHHSKARRIYNSMCGFCDEVYLVRLLG; this is translated from the coding sequence ATGGCGCTTTTTGAAAATGCCCCTGCAAAAATAAACTTATCCCTTGATGTATTGAGTAAAAGAGAAGATGGTTACCATAATGTGGAGATGATTATGACAACGATCGACTTGTCAGACAGGGTGATGTTGTCTGAAATCGCTGAAGACCGGATTGAGGTTGCGCTTGAGAGCAGGTATGTACCGAGTGACGAACGTAATTTAGCATATAAGGCTGCAAAAGTCTTCAAAGATACATTTAGTATTCGTAAGGGAGTACGGATTAATATTGAGAAATCCATTCCTGTATCCGCTGGTCTTGGTGGAGGTAGTACAGATGCAGCTGCTGTATTAAGAGGATTAAATCGGCTTTGGTCATTAGATATCCCGACAAAGAAATTGCAGGAAATGGGTGACTTGATTGGTACGGATGTGCCCTTTTGTATTGAGGGGAAAACAGCGATTGCTACAGGAAGAGGAGAGAAGATAGAAAGACTCCCTTCACCTCCTCCTGGCTGGGTTGTTTTAGCAAAACCAGACATAGGGGTATCTTCCCGGACTATTTTCCAGCGTATTGAAATGCAAGAGATCATACACCCCAATACAAGGGAAATACTTAGGGCTTTAAACAATGGAGACTTTCAAAGGATGTGTGGCCATATTGGAAATTCCTTGGAATCCATAACCATGAATTTACACCCGGAAGTGTTACGTATTAAAAAGGCAATGGTGCAGGCGGGTGCTTCTGGTGTGCTTATGAGTGGCAGTGGTCCGACTGTGTACGGCTTAGTGGAGCATCACAGTAAAGCCAGAAGGATTTATAACAGTATGTGTGGCTTTTGTGATGAGGTATATCTTGTCCGACTATTAGGATAG